Proteins encoded together in one Streptomyces umbrinus window:
- a CDS encoding nucleotidyltransferase domain-containing protein: protein MPNKGLDARGYIEREGSPGLIPSAFRPVVATARDRVLDVFGARLHSAYLYGSIPRGTARVGRSDLDLLLALREEPTEADRTDARSLDEALDKEFPQIDGAGTLLVGREQVLSDLERHDLGWFVACLCTPLLGEDLAEYLPRYRPDALLARETNGDLALFLPRWRERIAEADGAEEALRPLVRFMSRHLVRTGFTLVMPRWNCWVRHEAPCDRVEVQDLYRRAVAAAG, encoded by the coding sequence ATGCCGAACAAGGGGCTCGACGCCCGGGGATACATCGAACGCGAGGGATCTCCGGGCCTGATCCCGAGCGCGTTCCGGCCCGTCGTGGCCACGGCCCGCGACCGGGTGCTGGACGTCTTCGGGGCACGGCTGCACAGCGCGTACCTGTACGGGTCGATCCCGCGCGGCACCGCGCGCGTGGGCCGTTCCGACCTCGACCTGCTGCTCGCCCTGCGCGAGGAGCCCACGGAGGCGGACCGTACGGACGCCCGCTCGCTCGACGAGGCGCTCGACAAGGAGTTCCCGCAGATCGACGGGGCGGGGACGCTGCTGGTCGGCCGGGAGCAGGTGCTGAGCGACCTGGAGAGGCACGACCTCGGCTGGTTCGTGGCCTGCCTCTGTACGCCGCTGCTGGGCGAGGACCTCGCCGAGTATCTGCCGCGCTACCGGCCCGACGCGCTCCTCGCCCGGGAGACGAACGGCGACCTCGCGTTGTTCCTCCCGCGGTGGCGTGAGCGGATCGCCGAGGCGGACGGCGCGGAGGAGGCCCTGAGGCCCCTCGTGCGCTTCATGTCACGTCATCTCGTCCGCACCGGCTTCACCCTCGTCATGCCCCGCTGGAACTGCTGGGTGCGCCACGAGGCGCCATGTGACCGAGTGGAGGTGCAAGACCTCTACCGCCGGGCCGTCGCAGCGGCCGGGTAG